One genomic region from Streptomyces sp. NBC_00457 encodes:
- a CDS encoding malate dehydrogenase has protein sequence MTRTPVNVTVTGAAGQIGYALLFRIASGQLLGADVPVKLRLLEITPALKAAEGTAMELDDCAFSLLQGIEITDDPNVAFDGANVALLVGARPRTKGMERGDLLEANGGIFKPQGQAINAHAADDIKVLVVGNPANTNALIAQAAAPDVPAERFTAMTRLDHNRALSQLAKKTGASVADIKRLTIWGNHSATQYPDIFHATIAGKNAAETVNDEKWLAEDFIPTVAKRGAAIIEARGASSAASAANAAIDHVYSWVNGTADGDWVSMGIPSDGSYGVPEGLISSFPVTTKDGTYEIVQGLDINEFSRARIDASVKELEEEREAVRGLGLI, from the coding sequence ATGACCCGCACTCCCGTGAACGTCACCGTCACCGGCGCGGCCGGCCAGATCGGTTACGCCCTGCTCTTCCGCATCGCCTCCGGCCAGCTGCTCGGCGCGGACGTGCCGGTCAAGCTGCGGCTCCTGGAGATCACCCCGGCGCTGAAGGCCGCCGAGGGCACCGCAATGGAGCTGGACGACTGCGCGTTCTCCCTCCTCCAGGGCATCGAGATCACCGACGACCCGAACGTCGCCTTCGACGGCGCCAACGTCGCACTGCTCGTAGGCGCCCGCCCCCGCACCAAGGGCATGGAGCGCGGTGACCTCCTGGAGGCCAACGGCGGCATCTTCAAGCCGCAGGGCCAGGCCATCAACGCCCACGCCGCGGACGACATCAAGGTCCTGGTCGTCGGCAACCCGGCCAACACCAACGCGCTCATCGCGCAGGCCGCCGCGCCCGACGTACCGGCCGAGCGCTTCACCGCGATGACGCGCCTCGACCACAACCGTGCGCTGAGCCAGCTCGCGAAGAAGACGGGCGCCTCGGTCGCCGACATCAAGCGGCTGACCATCTGGGGCAACCACTCCGCCACCCAGTACCCGGACATCTTCCACGCCACCATCGCCGGCAAGAACGCCGCCGAGACCGTGAACGACGAGAAGTGGCTGGCCGAGGACTTCATCCCGACCGTCGCCAAGCGCGGCGCCGCCATCATCGAGGCCCGCGGCGCGTCCTCCGCGGCCTCCGCCGCCAACGCCGCCATCGACCACGTGTACAGCTGGGTCAACGGCACCGCCGACGGCGACTGGGTCTCCATGGGCATTCCGTCCGACGGTTCGTACGGCGTCCCGGAGGGGCTCATCTCCTCCTTCCCGGTCACCACCAAGGACGGCACGTACGAGATCGTCCAGGGCCTGGACATCAACGAGTTCTCCCGCGCCCGCATCGACGCCTCCGTCAAGGAGCTCGAGGAGGAGCGCGAGGCGGTCCGCGGCCTCGGCCTCATCTGA
- a CDS encoding helix-turn-helix domain-containing protein, producing MPDELDPQVREFASQLRRLVDRSGLSVAAVADRTGYSKTSWERYLNGRLLAPKGAIVALAEVTGTNPIHLTTMWELAERAWSRSEMRHDMTMEAIRISQARAALGEFGAPPANAKSGKTARKSGSATAMPGIAGPAGVAPTVPPQPTGSEVRDAEPGISGTSGRAGGGNSWGMAGYAGPSPVGGARAGGAGAGVPAGSGAAVPGAAVPGAFGEPPQGTRPGDGSPSGGSSGKRKVTMFLAAVVGVLVVAAGAFFFMERGDDKPKDTAKSPSPSASSDPALPAGVKCSGADCTGQDAEAMGCSGDLVTTAKTATVGTTVVEVRYSETCGAAWGRITAAAQGDEVQVTVGKAEQTGSITAAGDTIAYTPMVGVKDAGEAEACVTLASGEQGCTE from the coding sequence TTGCCGGATGAACTCGATCCGCAGGTCAGGGAGTTCGCGAGCCAGTTGCGGAGGCTGGTGGACCGCAGTGGCCTGAGCGTCGCCGCGGTGGCCGACCGCACGGGCTACAGCAAGACGTCCTGGGAGCGTTATCTCAACGGCCGGCTGCTCGCGCCCAAGGGTGCGATCGTGGCGCTGGCCGAGGTGACCGGGACCAATCCCATCCATCTGACGACCATGTGGGAGCTGGCCGAGCGTGCGTGGAGCCGTTCGGAGATGCGTCACGACATGACCATGGAGGCGATCCGGATCTCCCAGGCGCGTGCCGCGCTCGGCGAGTTCGGGGCGCCGCCCGCCAACGCGAAGAGCGGCAAGACGGCCCGTAAGAGCGGCAGCGCGACGGCGATGCCGGGGATCGCGGGACCGGCGGGGGTGGCACCGACGGTGCCGCCGCAGCCGACGGGGTCGGAAGTGCGGGACGCGGAGCCCGGTATATCCGGTACGTCCGGTCGCGCCGGTGGGGGCAACTCGTGGGGGATGGCCGGGTATGCGGGGCCTTCGCCGGTTGGGGGCGCGCGAGCGGGGGGTGCTGGTGCGGGTGTGCCTGCGGGTTCGGGTGCTGCCGTGCCGGGTGCCGCTGTGCCGGGGGCGTTCGGTGAGCCGCCGCAGGGGACTCGTCCGGGGGACGGTTCGCCGTCCGGCGGGTCGTCGGGGAAGCGCAAGGTGACGATGTTCCTCGCGGCGGTCGTCGGGGTGCTCGTCGTGGCCGCCGGCGCGTTCTTCTTCATGGAGCGCGGCGACGACAAGCCCAAGGACACCGCCAAGTCGCCCTCGCCGTCCGCCAGCTCCGATCCCGCGCTGCCCGCCGGGGTGAAGTGCAGTGGTGCCGACTGCACGGGCCAGGACGCGGAGGCCATGGGGTGCAGTGGGGATCTGGTGACCACCGCGAAGACGGCGACTGTCGGTACGACCGTCGTCGAGGTGCGGTACAGCGAGACCTGTGGCGCGGCGTGGGGACGTATCACCGCGGCCGCGCAGGGCGATGAGGTGCAGGTGACGGTGGGGAAGGCCGAGCAGACGGGGTCCATCACCGCCGCCGGGGACACGATCGCGTACACGCCGATGGTGGGCGTGAAGGATGCGGGCGAGGCGGAGGCGTGCGTGACGCTGGCCTCCGGCGAGCAGGGGTGTACGGAGTAG
- a CDS encoding helix-turn-helix domain-containing protein produces the protein MGGWQPLPEDLPPEVRHFVEQLRQVKDRTGLSLVALGARTAYSKSSWHRYLNATQPPPRQAVVALCRVAGVDAERLGVRWEMAVEAWPRPTGTQKGDGDEEYEDDPTRPWWDTPDEVPAADPSRRLLVVAAVLVLVLLVLTVIGVVVFG, from the coding sequence ATGGGCGGGTGGCAGCCGTTGCCTGAGGATCTGCCGCCGGAGGTACGGCACTTCGTGGAGCAGTTGCGGCAGGTGAAGGACCGGACCGGCCTCAGCCTGGTCGCGCTCGGTGCGCGTACCGCGTACAGCAAGTCCTCCTGGCACCGCTACCTCAACGCCACGCAGCCGCCGCCCCGGCAGGCCGTGGTCGCCCTGTGCCGCGTCGCGGGCGTGGACGCGGAGCGCCTGGGTGTGCGCTGGGAGATGGCGGTGGAGGCCTGGCCGCGACCGACGGGAACGCAGAAGGGCGACGGGGACGAGGAGTACGAGGACGACCCCACGCGTCCGTGGTGGGACACGCCGGACGAGGTGCCGGCCGCGGATCCGTCCCGTCGGCTGCTCGTGGTGGCCGCCGTTCTGGTACTGGTTCTGCTGGTGCTGACGGTGATCGGCGTCGTCGTCTTCGGATAG
- a CDS encoding DUF3017 domain-containing protein: MVKATPAGAGETADDLEVRDAVSAPDAEGRPRRVTRRFPLFTRDTARPEGGGRAAPGDAPAPARQWPMLAVLSLVGVGLLVTALDAFRIGTMLIGVALLSGAVLRFVLPGVGMLAVRSRFTDIATYGVLGLVIVLLALMVQPNPWLEIPFLKDTLHFTVDT, translated from the coding sequence GTGGTGAAGGCGACGCCCGCCGGCGCCGGCGAGACGGCCGACGATCTCGAGGTGCGGGACGCGGTCAGCGCGCCCGATGCCGAGGGCAGGCCGCGGCGGGTCACTCGCCGCTTTCCGCTGTTCACGCGGGATACGGCACGTCCGGAGGGCGGGGGTCGCGCCGCACCCGGGGACGCGCCGGCGCCGGCCCGGCAGTGGCCGATGCTGGCGGTGCTGTCGCTGGTGGGGGTGGGGTTGCTGGTGACGGCGCTCGATGCGTTCCGTATCGGCACGATGCTGATCGGCGTTGCCCTGCTCAGTGGGGCCGTGCTGCGGTTCGTGCTGCCGGGGGTGGGGATGCTGGCGGTTCGGTCGCGGTTCACGGATATCGCCACGTATGGGGTGTTGGGGCTGGTGATTGTGCTGCTGGCGTTGATGGTGCAGCCGAATCCTTGGCTGGAGATTCCGTTCTTGAAGGACACGCTGCATTTCACTGTGGATACGTAG
- a CDS encoding bifunctional methylenetetrahydrofolate dehydrogenase/methenyltetrahydrofolate cyclohydrolase, with product MTAQILDGKATAAAIKSDLTARVAALKEKGITPGLGTVLVGEDPGSQKYVAGKHRDCAQVGIASIQRQLPATATQEEIEAVVRELNEDPACTGYIVQLPLPRGIDENRILELMDPDKDADGLHPMNLGRLVLNEPAPLPCTPNGVLTLLRRYGVEIKGAEVVVVGRGVTIGRPMPLLLTRRSENATVTQCHTGTRDLSAHLRNADIIIAAAGSAHLIRPEDVKPGAAVLDVGVSRSAEGKIVGDVHPDVAKVAGWISPNPGGVGPMTRAQLLVNVVEAAERSVG from the coding sequence ATGACCGCCCAGATTCTCGATGGCAAGGCCACCGCAGCCGCGATCAAGTCCGACCTGACCGCCCGCGTGGCGGCGCTGAAGGAGAAGGGCATCACGCCCGGCCTCGGCACTGTCCTGGTCGGGGAGGACCCCGGCAGCCAGAAGTACGTCGCGGGCAAGCACCGCGACTGTGCCCAGGTAGGCATCGCTTCCATCCAGCGCCAGCTGCCCGCGACGGCGACGCAGGAGGAGATCGAGGCGGTGGTGCGGGAGCTGAACGAGGACCCCGCCTGCACCGGTTACATCGTCCAGCTGCCCCTGCCCAGGGGCATCGACGAGAACCGCATCCTGGAACTGATGGACCCGGACAAGGACGCGGACGGGCTCCACCCGATGAACCTCGGCCGGCTGGTGCTCAACGAGCCCGCGCCGCTGCCCTGCACCCCGAACGGCGTGCTCACCCTGCTGCGCCGCTACGGCGTGGAGATCAAGGGCGCCGAGGTCGTGGTCGTCGGCCGCGGTGTCACCATCGGCCGCCCGATGCCGCTGCTGCTGACCCGGCGCAGCGAGAACGCGACCGTGACCCAGTGCCACACGGGCACGCGGGACCTGTCGGCACATCTGCGGAACGCCGACATCATCATCGCCGCCGCCGGCTCCGCGCATCTGATCCGCCCCGAGGACGTCAAGCCGGGCGCCGCCGTTCTCGACGTCGGTGTCTCGCGCAGCGCCGAGGGCAAGATCGTCGGCGATGTCCACCCGGACGTCGCGAAGGTCGCCGGCTGGATCTCCCCCAACCCCGGCGGTGTCGGCCCGATGACCCGGGCGCAGCTGCTGGTCAACGTGGTCGAGGCGGCGGAGCGCAGTGTCGGCTGA
- a CDS encoding RDD family protein has product MSFGSPNNPYGQPQNPQNPQQPQQQPGYGYPQQGQPGYGYPQAPQAPQGYPQAPHGGVPPQGGYGYPQYPGGAGMPGAPGGPGYPQVASMGRRFGARLLDALIIGVLYGILTFAGIAGSVGAAQDCDPNAVDYNSCINDASSDIVASLGAVFGVLAIASLLYEWLMVGLMGATLGKLAVGIRVLKADTGQKPGLGSSFIRWIIPLVGSFACGIGQLVVYLSPFWDKSGRQQGWHDKAAGTMVVQN; this is encoded by the coding sequence ATGAGTTTCGGCTCGCCCAACAACCCCTACGGTCAGCCACAGAATCCGCAGAACCCGCAACAGCCGCAGCAGCAGCCCGGGTACGGCTATCCCCAGCAGGGTCAGCCCGGCTACGGCTATCCCCAGGCACCGCAGGCGCCGCAGGGCTACCCGCAGGCACCGCACGGCGGGGTCCCTCCGCAGGGCGGTTACGGCTACCCCCAGTACCCGGGCGGCGCCGGGATGCCGGGTGCTCCCGGCGGGCCGGGTTATCCGCAGGTCGCGTCGATGGGCCGCCGGTTCGGTGCGCGACTGCTCGACGCCCTGATCATCGGTGTGCTCTACGGCATCCTCACGTTCGCGGGTATCGCCGGTTCCGTCGGCGCCGCCCAGGACTGCGACCCGAACGCGGTCGACTACAACAGCTGCATCAACGACGCCTCCTCGGACATCGTGGCGTCGCTGGGCGCGGTGTTCGGCGTGCTGGCCATCGCGAGCCTGCTCTACGAGTGGCTGATGGTCGGCCTGATGGGCGCCACCCTGGGCAAGCTCGCCGTCGGCATCCGGGTGCTGAAGGCCGACACCGGCCAGAAGCCCGGCCTTGGCTCCTCCTTCATCCGCTGGATCATCCCGCTCGTCGGCAGCTTCGCCTGCGGTATCGGCCAGCTCGTGGTCTACCTGTCCCCGTTCTGGGACAAGTCGGGCCGCCAGCAGGGCTGGCACGACAAGGCGGCCGGCACGATGGTCGTCCAGAACTGA
- a CDS encoding FHA domain-containing protein, translating to MYSIIVVSPPSAADQIDRPQLRLAPGERLTFGRGADNDLEIAHDGVSRRAGAIAAQGAFWVLSNLSSSQTYVVENPEGAGEHIKVGPGRLDAPVPFEFSRIVLPAAGDLLPVEVWAPRHDYLSTAGGLDGATTAPAFSVDRTKRYFAVLAALCEPRLRGEPHAPLPTMDQVVERLRPNWPAASRTSVQWNIDYLAVKLRLKPGPDTADTGPRLNGKKESLVSLALRFDLVREDDLVVLSDPSPGRVAP from the coding sequence TTGTACAGCATCATCGTGGTATCGCCGCCGAGCGCGGCGGACCAGATCGACCGCCCTCAGCTCCGACTCGCCCCGGGTGAACGGCTCACCTTCGGGCGCGGCGCCGACAACGACCTGGAGATCGCCCACGACGGCGTCTCGCGCAGAGCGGGCGCCATCGCCGCGCAGGGCGCCTTCTGGGTGCTGAGCAACCTCAGCTCGAGTCAGACGTACGTCGTGGAGAACCCGGAGGGCGCCGGCGAGCACATCAAGGTGGGGCCCGGGCGACTGGACGCGCCCGTCCCCTTCGAGTTCTCGCGGATCGTGCTGCCCGCGGCGGGCGATCTGCTGCCGGTCGAGGTGTGGGCACCGCGCCACGACTACCTCAGCACCGCGGGGGGCCTGGACGGCGCGACCACCGCCCCGGCGTTCTCCGTCGACCGCACCAAGCGCTACTTCGCGGTCCTCGCGGCCCTGTGCGAACCCCGCCTGCGCGGTGAACCGCACGCCCCGCTGCCCACCATGGACCAGGTCGTCGAACGACTGCGCCCCAACTGGCCCGCCGCCTCCCGCACTTCGGTGCAGTGGAACATCGACTACCTGGCCGTGAAGCTGCGCCTCAAGCCCGGCCCGGACACGGCGGACACGGGTCCGCGCCTGAACGGCAAGAAGGAGTCCCTGGTCTCCCTCGCCCTCCGCTTCGACCTCGTCCGCGAGGACGACCTCGTGGTCCTGTCCGACCCCTCCCCCGGCCGGGTGGCTCCGTGA
- a CDS encoding protein kinase domain-containing protein, with product MTEPYAVPVPKGYRAGPWEVRAPIATGAFGSVYEARRAGPDTGAGLPRTAALKFLPTGTGTPRQLAHLRELIEREVELHRRLKQPRLIRMYDTFTVDDPAVPALDGATVLVLEKAEGSLSALLAADARPAAAPALLAQICEGLAQLHHAGWVHGDLKPANVLLMRDGSARLADFNMAAELEGTHAYTPAFSTPDYTPPELLWSEIGERGRRIRPSADVWAFGVLAHLVLTGSFPLPGGTPTARRDAAAAYARGTDELRLSPELPDAWREIVRDCLTRTHADRIGTDALLRRVETAAGTTRSPRLPRALRPGRRSRRTTALAAAIATAGVAALGYGISSWADGSEPSDDEPQKVTAATYGAAELRTDKGVPVEYRRLIVDSAHDCVQPEVTPALIAALLKAESNFDPNLSDPGAGEYGIARWTPSILRWWINADGVPPKETPRPPLTPAESIPAVSRYLCFMDPRLKPSGLSGDRQVLLAAAYRTSTKVVNNAGGVPPKYRDYAARVAHYLKEYTPPGKK from the coding sequence GTGACCGAGCCGTACGCCGTGCCGGTCCCGAAGGGCTACCGGGCGGGCCCGTGGGAGGTGCGGGCGCCGATCGCGACGGGGGCGTTCGGGAGTGTCTACGAGGCGCGGCGGGCCGGCCCCGACACCGGTGCCGGTCTGCCCCGCACGGCCGCCCTGAAGTTCCTGCCCACCGGCACCGGCACCCCGCGCCAACTCGCCCATCTGCGCGAACTGATCGAGCGCGAGGTCGAGTTGCACCGCAGGCTGAAGCAGCCGCGGCTGATCCGGATGTACGACACCTTCACCGTCGACGATCCGGCCGTGCCCGCGCTCGACGGCGCCACCGTCCTCGTACTGGAGAAGGCGGAGGGTTCGCTGTCGGCCCTGCTCGCCGCGGACGCCCGCCCGGCCGCCGCGCCCGCCCTGCTCGCGCAGATCTGCGAGGGCCTGGCGCAGCTGCACCACGCCGGCTGGGTGCACGGAGATCTGAAGCCGGCCAACGTCCTGCTGATGCGGGACGGTTCGGCCCGCCTCGCCGACTTCAACATGGCGGCCGAGCTGGAGGGCACGCACGCGTACACGCCCGCCTTCTCCACCCCCGACTACACCCCACCCGAGCTGCTCTGGTCGGAGATCGGCGAACGGGGCCGCCGTATCCGCCCGTCGGCCGACGTCTGGGCCTTCGGTGTGCTGGCACATCTGGTCCTGACCGGCTCCTTCCCGCTGCCCGGCGGCACCCCGACGGCCCGCCGCGACGCGGCCGCCGCCTACGCCCGCGGCACCGACGAGCTGCGTCTGTCGCCCGAACTCCCGGACGCCTGGCGGGAGATCGTGCGGGACTGCCTGACCCGGACACACGCCGACCGGATCGGCACGGACGCGTTGCTGCGCCGCGTCGAGACCGCCGCGGGCACCACCCGCTCCCCCCGCCTGCCCCGCGCCCTCCGCCCCGGCCGCCGCTCCCGCCGTACGACCGCCCTGGCCGCCGCGATCGCCACCGCCGGCGTGGCGGCGCTCGGCTACGGCATCAGCAGCTGGGCGGACGGGAGCGAGCCCTCGGACGACGAGCCCCAGAAGGTCACGGCCGCCACCTACGGCGCCGCGGAACTCCGTACGGACAAAGGCGTCCCCGTCGAATACCGCCGCCTGATCGTCGACTCCGCCCACGACTGCGTGCAGCCGGAGGTCACTCCGGCGCTGATCGCCGCGCTGCTGAAGGCGGAGAGCAACTTCGACCCGAACCTCTCCGATCCGGGGGCGGGCGAGTACGGCATCGCCCGCTGGACGCCCAGCATCCTGCGCTGGTGGATCAACGCGGACGGCGTCCCACCGAAGGAAACCCCCAGACCTCCCCTCACCCCCGCCGAGTCGATCCCGGCCGTGAGCCGCTACCTCTGCTTCATGGACCCCCGCCTCAAGCCGTCCGGCCTGTCCGGCGACCGCCAGGTCCTGCTGGCCGCCGCCTACCGGACGTCGACCAAGGTGGTGAACAACGCGGGCGGTGTTCCCCCGAAGTACCGCGACTACGCCGCCCGCGTCGCCCACTACCTCAAGGAGTACACGCCGCCGGGCAAGAAGTGA
- a CDS encoding peptidase inhibitor family I36 protein yields MKKSIGSKSGFKSGFKRVTAAAATLAAVGLLSAGAGTASADASSDSSTGDARLAAASWHAFAEESFEGLDGWFSGDTGACTYVGDNWNDSIRSARTESSARVELWEHADCTGWSITIDDTGYGDIGPWVSAYRVTT; encoded by the coding sequence ATGAAGAAGTCAATCGGGTCCAAGAGCGGGTTCAAGAGCGGGTTCAAGCGGGTGACCGCCGCGGCCGCCACGCTCGCCGCGGTCGGGCTGCTGTCGGCCGGCGCCGGCACCGCATCCGCCGACGCGTCGTCCGACTCGTCCACCGGCGATGCCCGTCTGGCGGCCGCCAGCTGGCACGCCTTCGCGGAGGAGAGCTTCGAGGGTCTGGACGGTTGGTTCTCCGGAGACACGGGAGCCTGCACCTACGTCGGCGACAACTGGAACGACAGCATCCGATCCGCCCGCACCGAGAGCAGCGCCAGGGTGGAGCTGTGGGAGCACGCCGACTGCACCGGGTGGTCGATCACCATCGACGACACCGGCTACGGCGACATCGGCCCGTGGGTCAGCGCCTACCGCGTCACCACCTAG
- a CDS encoding DUF397 domain-containing protein, producing MASNQIDLSAALWRKSSYSNGSGGDCVEVAEGFVGAAVWRKSSYSNGSGGNCVEIRDDLPGLVPVRDSKNPQGPALFFPATAWAPFVRFLQEPRG from the coding sequence ATGGCAAGCAACCAGATTGACTTGAGCGCCGCTCTCTGGCGTAAGAGCAGCTACAGCAACGGCTCCGGCGGGGACTGCGTAGAGGTCGCCGAAGGCTTCGTCGGCGCCGCCGTCTGGCGCAAGTCCAGCTACAGCAACGGCTCCGGCGGGAACTGCGTCGAGATCCGCGACGACCTCCCCGGCCTCGTCCCCGTCCGGGACTCCAAGAACCCCCAGGGACCCGCCCTGTTCTTCCCCGCGACCGCCTGGGCGCCCTTCGTCCGATTCCTTCAGGAGCCGCGCGGCTAG
- a CDS encoding helix-turn-helix domain-containing protein has protein sequence MPGSKNIDGSASVPEFYGKELRWKREAAGLTLQETVEGSFYGATYLSEIERGQRRMPEDLARHVDRLLGTDGFFGRRCEDVRKARRKGHAEYFERVLEAEKYATAIEEWSPAVLPGLLQTPAYARAVVRATHPLAPDDEVEEKVSARMERAGLFERDHRKPMYWVILHESILRDPILPPEEMAAQLDGIAVLARRHRIAPQILPWRRGAHPFMLGTAMIMTFADAPPLAYTESLHTGDTIDDPALVAEYRRSYDLLRAAALPPEASLVMIEEAAEDSRNGKQPD, from the coding sequence GTGCCCGGCAGCAAGAACATTGACGGGTCGGCGAGCGTTCCCGAGTTCTACGGCAAGGAGTTGCGGTGGAAGCGGGAGGCAGCGGGGCTGACGCTTCAGGAGACGGTGGAGGGGTCGTTCTACGGGGCGACCTACCTGAGCGAGATCGAGCGCGGGCAGCGGCGGATGCCGGAGGATCTGGCGCGGCACGTTGATCGGTTGCTGGGGACGGACGGGTTCTTCGGACGCCGGTGTGAGGATGTGCGGAAGGCTCGACGGAAGGGGCACGCCGAGTACTTCGAGCGGGTGCTGGAGGCCGAGAAGTACGCGACGGCCATTGAGGAGTGGTCGCCCGCCGTCCTGCCGGGCCTGCTGCAGACGCCCGCGTACGCGCGGGCAGTGGTCCGTGCAACGCATCCGCTGGCGCCGGACGACGAGGTGGAGGAGAAGGTCAGCGCCCGGATGGAGCGGGCAGGTCTCTTCGAGCGCGACCACAGGAAGCCGATGTACTGGGTGATCCTGCACGAGTCGATCCTGCGCGACCCCATCCTGCCGCCCGAGGAGATGGCCGCGCAGCTCGACGGCATCGCGGTGTTGGCGCGACGGCACCGGATCGCTCCACAGATCCTGCCGTGGAGGCGGGGAGCGCATCCCTTCATGCTGGGCACCGCCATGATCATGACCTTCGCCGACGCCCCTCCGCTCGCATACACGGAGTCGCTGCACACCGGTGACACCATCGACGATCCGGCCCTCGTGGCGGAGTACCGCAGGTCGTACGATCTGCTCAGGGCCGCCGCACTGCCGCCTGAGGCGTCCCTCGTGATGATCGAGGAAGCGGCAGAGGATTCTCGAAATGGCAAGCAACCAGATTGA
- a CDS encoding ATP-binding protein has product MTPLRLELIAIPKAVPEARRAVREHLGVPCPDVQLCVSELLTNVIRHVGEGTPVSLLLTRAEGRTRIEVTDAGPCTWLVLREAGAEDETGRGLPLLDALVLRWGVEQGTDGKTVWCELPDGP; this is encoded by the coding sequence GTGACCCCTCTGCGGCTGGAGCTGATCGCCATCCCCAAAGCCGTCCCCGAGGCCCGCCGCGCCGTGCGCGAGCATCTCGGGGTCCCCTGCCCGGACGTACAGCTCTGCGTCAGCGAGCTACTGACGAACGTGATCCGCCATGTCGGCGAGGGCACCCCTGTATCCCTGCTCCTGACCCGAGCCGAGGGACGGACTCGAATCGAGGTCACCGACGCCGGGCCGTGCACCTGGCTCGTCCTTCGTGAGGCCGGCGCCGAGGACGAAACGGGCCGGGGCTTGCCGCTGCTCGACGCGCTCGTGCTGCGGTGGGGCGTGGAACAGGGCACGGACGGCAAGACGGTGTGGTGCGAACTGCCCGACGGCCCCTGA
- a CDS encoding helix-turn-helix domain-containing protein produces the protein MLRIHFGEVDLARTRIAVAPDPLWEIAASLHRLQSRRGRWAYAGWYRTARQQLRERGLERVLRGVLLPLYPRAAYFPDFLTPADAVGGWDAGVESILATPPQRVLNEMAILGRTNGAPSWAGQLAGLEARKEFVGMLRAYYDVVVAPYEEQAQARIEAERAQRSRGLLDGGVEGMLAGLGPMLRWRAPVLEVTYPKQADDRDLHLNGRGLTLVPSYFNWAEPVAFADPELPPVLWYSLLHEQSPPPETPHGAGAPDTPLVALLGRARAVALGAASTGATTGEIARAAGVSASSASRHATALREAGLVTTIRTGSAVLHTLTPAGASLLRAATQRTPG, from the coding sequence ATGCTCCGCATTCACTTCGGCGAAGTGGATCTGGCGAGAACCAGGATTGCCGTCGCGCCTGATCCGCTCTGGGAGATCGCCGCGAGCCTGCACCGATTGCAGTCACGGAGAGGGCGGTGGGCCTACGCCGGCTGGTATCGCACGGCACGGCAGCAATTGCGGGAGAGGGGGCTGGAGCGTGTCCTGCGGGGCGTCCTTCTGCCCTTGTATCCAAGGGCCGCCTACTTTCCGGACTTTCTGACTCCCGCCGATGCGGTGGGCGGTTGGGACGCGGGAGTTGAATCAATTCTGGCCACGCCTCCGCAACGGGTCCTCAACGAGATGGCCATCCTCGGCCGGACCAACGGGGCCCCGTCGTGGGCCGGGCAGCTGGCCGGGCTGGAGGCGCGCAAGGAGTTCGTGGGGATGCTGCGCGCGTACTACGACGTGGTGGTGGCCCCGTACGAAGAACAGGCACAGGCCCGGATCGAGGCCGAGCGGGCGCAGCGGAGCCGCGGGCTCCTGGACGGCGGAGTGGAGGGCATGCTCGCCGGTCTCGGACCCATGCTGCGCTGGCGCGCTCCCGTCCTGGAGGTCACCTACCCCAAGCAGGCCGACGACCGAGACCTGCATCTGAACGGCCGTGGGCTCACGCTCGTCCCCTCGTACTTCAACTGGGCTGAGCCAGTAGCCTTCGCCGACCCGGAACTGCCACCCGTGCTCTGGTACTCGCTGCTCCACGAGCAGAGCCCGCCGCCGGAGACCCCGCACGGCGCCGGCGCCCCCGACACACCCCTGGTCGCCCTGCTCGGGCGTGCCCGCGCGGTCGCTCTGGGCGCCGCGTCCACCGGCGCCACGACCGGCGAGATCGCCCGCGCCGCGGGAGTCTCGGCGTCCTCCGCCAGCCGACACGCCACCGCGCTGCGCGAAGCGGGACTCGTCACCACCATCCGCACCGGCTCGGCCGTGCTGCACACGCTCACACCGGCGGGGGCGTCCCTGCTCCGCGCCGCCACACAGCGGACGCCTGGCTGA